The Vibrio metoecus sequence ATCGAGGTTTTCGGCACCACCACTTGGTAATCATCCGCACCGTATTGTTGACGAATGTTATTCACTTCCGATTCAAAGGTGATCAGCACATCGCCAATTCCACGCTCAACGAATGACGTGGTTGCACCACGGCCGCCAGTATCAAATACCGCGACGTTAGCCAGAAACTTCTTCAAAAACTCATCTTGCTGCGCTTGGTTATCCTGACCAAATTGTTTTTGTGCAAAGCCTAGCGCTGCCAAGTAGGTGTAACGCGCATTACCTGAGGTTTTCGGGTTCGGGAATACACTTTTCACATCATCACGTACCAAATCACTCCAATCTTGGATGTTTTTTGGGTTGCCTTTGCGCACCAAAAATGCGGTGGTGGAGTAATAAGGCGAGCTCGCGTTTGGTAGCAGGGTTTGCCAGTTTGCTGGGATCAGCTTGCCTTTGTCGTGCAGAATTTGCACATCGGTCACTTGGTTAAACGTCACCACATCTGCCGCTAGGCCTTGCAGAATAGAACGCGCTTGAGCCGATGATCCCGCGTGAGACTGTTTAATTTCGACCGTCTTCCCTGTTTTTTGTTGCCAATGCTCAGCAAACACGGGGTTGTAAGCCACAAACAGCTCACGAGCAATATCATAAGATGAGTTGAGAATGGTTTGATCGGCCGCAGAGGCTTGGAATGAGCCTGCTAGCAGTAACGCTGTTAATGTCGATTTAATTCGGTTCATGTTGTTCTACTCCAGAATCACAAGTGCCAAGATGGCTTCCTTTATGCTGCTAGATTATGAGGAAAATCGTTTATAAAAAAGAACATTAATAGAACGTTTTGGAATAATTTCTAGCAATAAATTGTATGCCGAAGATAAAGTCATTCTTATACTGCTGACATGAAAATAACGCCGCTGGCAAAGAGTCGTCTTACGCTTGCGCCGTCAATCAACAGAAGCTTTATCGGTTGTCACTATTAGAATAGAAGGATCGCCCTGTGTCTGATTTCCCCACTCTTGAAGATTATGTAGGTCAAACGCCCTTGGTGCGTTTACAGCGCCTCAATGCAGGCCGTTCTACGGTATTGGTGAAACTCGAAGGCAATAATCCAGCGGGTTCCGTGAAAGATAGACCAGCCCTTAATATGATTGTGCAAGCCGAAGCGCGCGGCAGTTTGCAGCCCGGCGATACCATTATTGAAGCCACCAGTGGTAATACTGGCATAGCGCTAGCCATGGCCGCCGCCATCAAAGGCTACAAGATGATTCTGATCATGCCCGATAACGCTACTCAAGAGCGCAAAGATTCAATGCGCGCGTATGGCGCTGAGCTGATTTTGGTTAGCAAAGAACAAGGGATGGAAGGCGCACGCGATTTAGCCTTACAGATGCAGCAAGAAGGTAAAGGTAAGGTATTGGATCAATTCAATAACTTGGATAACCCTGACGCACATTTTCGTTCAACCGGGCCGGAAATCTGGCAGCAAAGCCAAGGCAAAATCACCCATTTTGTTTCGAGCATGGGCACCACAGGCACCATCATGGGCGTCTCTCGCTACCTGAAACAGCAAAATCCGCAGATCCAGATCATCGGCTTACAACCCTCGGAAGGCAGTGCGATTCCCGGTATTCGCCGTTGGCCGCAAGCCTACCTCCCCGGCATTTTTGATGCTGCAAGAGTCGATCAGGTACTGGATGTGACTCAAACTGACGCCGAACAGACCGCTCGCGCCCTTGCTCGTGAAGAAGGAATTTGCGCCGGCGTCAGCTCTGGCGGAGCCGTGTTTGCCGCTTTGCAGATTGCCCAGCAAAATCCGGGATCCGTAGTGGTAGCGATTGTGTGCGATCGTGGCGACCGTTATTTATCCTCAGGATTATTTTCCTAACTGAGCTTTCCCACACTCAGCTTAGGCTGAGTGTCGAAACCGGTTTGACTTGGTATCCATATCACGCTCCCTACGCGCTTTTCGGTAAACCTCTTGCGGCGATGGCCTGATGGGCCGTAAGGTCATCACCATGCAAAGCAAGAGCTCAATTGCCCCGCCCTAGTCAGGTTTGCTATTCTCTGTAACCGTTTTTAAGTGACCCATGCCCGCCTTGTGATGAAATGCCGCAAGGCCTACGCAGATGATGATAAGCAGCGATATAAGATTATGATGAAATCGAACGCCTCACCGAGCGAGTCTCTTTCGCACCACACCCCGATGATGCAGCAATATTTAAGACTCAAGGCGGAAAACCCAGATATTCTGCTGTTTTATCGCATGGGTGATTTTTACGAACTGTTTTATGACGATGCGAAACGCGCCTCTGAACTGCTAGATATTTCCTTAACCAAGCGCGGCGCTTCAGCGGGTGAACCCATCCCGATGGCGGGTGTGCCGTTTCATGCGGTAGAAGGTTACTTAGCAAAATTGGTACAAATGGGCGAATCGGTCGCGATCTGTGAACAGATTGGCGATCCAGCCACCAGCAAAGGCCCCGTTGAGCGCAAAGTAGTGCGGATTGTGACCCCGGGAACCGTGACCGATGAAGCCCTGCTCTCAGAGCGAGTCGATAACCTGATCGCGGCGATTTATCACCATAACGGCCGCTTTGGCTACGCGACCATGGATATCACCTCCGGCCGTTTTCAGCTCAGTGAACCGCAAACCGAAGAAGAGATGGCGGCAGAACTGCAACGCACTTCGCCTCGTGAACTGTTGTTTCCTGAAGATTTTTCGCCAGTGCATCTAATGGCAAGCCGCCAAGGCAACCGCCGTCGCCCGATTTGGGAGTTTGAACTCGATACTGCGAAACAGCAGCTCAACCAGCAATTTGGCACGCGCGATCTGGTTGGCTTTGGGGTTGAGCAAGCAAAACTTGGTTTGTGCGCAGCAGGCTGCTTGATCCAATACGTCAAAGATACTCAGCGTACCGCTTTGCCACACATTCGTTCACTGACTTGGGATCGCCAAGATCAATCGGTGATTTTGGATGCCGCGACGCGGCGCAATCTTGAGCTCACTTATAACTTAGCTGGTGGAACGGACAATACATTGGCCGATGTGCTCGACCATTGTGCTACCCCCATGGGCAGCCGCATGCTCAAACGTTGGATCCACCAACCGATGCGCGATAACGCCACTCTCAATCAGCGTTTAGATGCGATCACTGAGCTCAAAGAAACCGCTTTGTATGGGGAACTGCATCCCGTGCTCAAACAGATTGGCGATATTGAACGGATCCTCGCCCGTCTAGCGCTGCGTTCAGCGCGGCCGCGCGATTTAGCTCGCCTACGCCACGCCATGCAGCAGTTACCAGAATTGCACTCGGTCATGAGCGAGCTTGAGCAGTCTCACCTTACAGAGCTACGCACCCATGCCGAGCCGATGGATGCATTGTGCGATTTACTCGAACGTGCGATCAAAGAAAACCCACCCGTAGTGATCCGCGATGGTGGCGTGATCGCCGATGGTTACAGTGCCGAACTCGATGAATGGCGCGATTTAGCCAATGGCGCAACCGAATTTCTGGAACGCTTGGAAGCCGAAGAACGCGATCGTCACGGCATTGATACCCTGAAAGTGGGTTATAACAATGTGCACGGTTTCTACATTCAGGTTAGCCGTGGTCAAAGCCACCTTGTGCCGCCACATTATGTGCGCCGTCAAACCTTAAAGAATGCCGAGCGTTACATCATCGAAGAACTCAAGCAGCACGAGGATAAGGTACTCAACTCCAAATCTCGTGCTTTAGCGGTCGAGAAACAGTTGTGGGAAGAGTTATTCGATTTGCTGTTGCCTCATCTTGAGCAGCTGCAACAACTGGCGGCTTCCGTTGCTCAATTGGATGTGCTGCAAAACCTCGCAGAGCGCGCAGAAAACTTGGAATATTGTCGCCCAACGCTGGTTCAAGAAGCGGGCATTCACATCCAAGGTGGTCGCCACCCTGTGGTAGAGCGAGTAATGAATGAGCCGTTTATCGCCAACCCGATCGAGTTTAATCCACAGCGACGCATGCTGATCATTACTGGCCCGAATATGGGCGGTAAATCGACTTACATGCGTCAAACCGCCTTGATTGCACTGATGGCGCATATCGGTAGTTATGTGCCGGCTGAAAGTGCGTCAATCGGCCCACTGGATCGTATTTTTACCCGTATCGGTGCTTCGGACGATCTCGCCTCAGGTCGCTCAACCTTTATGGTGGAGATGACGGAGACCGCCAATATTTTGCACAATGCGACTCGTAACAGTTTGGTGTTGATGGATGAGATTGGCCGCGGTACCAGTACTTATGACGGACTCTCGCTCGCTTGGGCGAGTGCCGAGTGGCTTGCCAAAGAGATTGGTGCCATGACGCTGTTTGCCACTCACTATTTTGAGTTAACCGAACTGCCGAATGTGTTACCCCATCTAGCGAATGTTCATTTAGATGCGGTTGAACATGGTGATGGCATCGCCTTTATGCACGCAGTGCAAGAGGGTGCCGCGAGTAAATCGTATGGTTTAGCCGTAGCAGGACTGGCTGGCGTACCCAAGCCCGTGATTAAAAATGCGCGCGCCAAGTTACAACAACTTGAGCTATTAAGCTCACAACCTGCCGAGACTCGTAAACCCAGCCGAGTGGATATCGCCAACCAACTGAGCTTAATTCCGGAGCCAAGTGTTGTTGAACAAGCGTTAGCGGAGCTGGACCCCGATGAACTGACGCCACGTCAGGCACTCGATGCGTTGTATCGCTTGAAAAAAATGCTGTAACGCCTTTTTCTCAGCCTAGGAAAAACCAAAGGCACTCTTAAAGAGTGCCTTTGAATTTAAATACAGAAGAAAAATGGGTTAGTTGACGTCGTACTCAACGTTAAATAGAGCTTCCATATTCAAACCTTGTTTCACCAGAATCTCACGCAGACGACGTAAGCCTTCCACTTGAATTTGACGCACACGTTCACGAGTTAGATTGATCTCACGCCCCACTTCTTCCAAGGTGGACGGCTCATAACCCAACAGACCAAAACGACGAGCCAATACTTCTTTCTGTTTTGGATTGAGTTCATCTAACCAGTTGAGCAGCGATTCACGAATGTCATCATCTTGAGTAGAAAACTCAGGATCCGCGTTATTGGAATCTGGCAAGATATCCAACAAAGCTTTATCACCATCGCCACCAATTGGTGTATCTACAGAGCTGATACGCTCGTTGAGTCGCAGCATTTTGGTCACATCATCGACGGGACGATCCAGCTCAAGGGCTATTTCTTCTGGCGTAGGTTCGTGGTCAAGACGTTGTGACAATTCACGCGCAGTACGCAGGTAAATATTCAGCTCTTTGACGACATGGATTGGTAGACGAATGGTGCGGGTTTGATTCATCAGCGCACGTTCGATGGTTTGACGAATCCACCATGTTGCGTAAGTTGAAAAGCGAAAACCACGTTCAGGATCGAATTTTTCAACCGCACGAATCAAGCCGAGATTGCCTTCTTCAATCAAATCAAGCAGGGCTAACCCACGGTTGCTGTAGCGACGTGAAATTTTAACAACCAAGCGCAAGTTACTTTCAATCATACGTTTGCGCGCTGCTTCGTCACCACGTAGAGCGCGGCGAGCATAGAGCACTTCTTCTTCGGCGGTAAGGAGTGGTGAAAAACCAATCTCGCTGAGATACATTTGTGTGGCATCAAGACTTTTCGCAGAAGCATCAAACTCCTCACGAGCATCGTCACTTGCCCCTTCAACAGCAACTAATTCTTCATCACTGGAGAGCTCATCATCCGCTTCTAGCACTTCCAGTGCTTCATCTTCAAAATCGAACTCTTCTACTTTGGTTACAGTATTGCTGACACTCATAGCGGCCTCCCCCTGGCAACTTTGCGAGTCATTGCGAGATACAACCTTTGCAGTATGACCTTAGCAATATGAGTTAAGGTAAGTAGCGTTTAGGATTCACTGACTTCCCTTGATAACGGATCTCAAAATGCAAGCGTACACTATTGGTTCCAGAGCTTCCCATGGTGGCGATTTTCTGGCCTGCTTGCACTATTTGTCCTTCCTTTGCTAGCAGCTGATCATTGTGGGCATAGGCACTTAGATAGTGCTCATTATGTTTTATGATGATTAGGTTGCCATAACCACGTAGTGCGTTGCCCGAGTACACTACCGTTCCATCTGCAGTGGCAACGACAGCCTGACCGCGTTGGCCAGCGATGTCTATCCCTTTGTTGCCTTGATCACCCGCAGAAAAGTTTTTTATGACTCTACCTTTGGTCGGCCATAGCCACTTCGCTATCTTCTCATTCGAAGGTTTAGCATTTGCTACATTAACATTAACATTTTGTTTACCGACAGGTTCAACATACTCCTTTGTTTTTGTTTGATCAACCGCCTTAACTGGATCTTTTTTAGTCAAATTTTGACTATTGTTTGATCCTTTTTGTGTATTTTTGGCATTAGAGCTTTTACTCACTGATTGTGCAGCATTGGTCGCAGAAGCGGCTTTTCCAGTCGCGACAGTAACGCTTGAAACGGCAGCCACATTAGCTGCACCACCGATTCCACCATAAGCAGGAGGAGTGTAGTTGGGGAGCCATAACTTCAGTTTTTGTCCAGGATGAATGGTGTAAGGGGCGGAAAGATCGTTGTAATTAATCAGATCGTTTACATCTTTATCTGTGAGGTAAGCGATAAAATAGAGCGTGTCGCCTTTTTTAACTTCATAGTAACTTCCGCGATAACTTCCTCGTTCTATCGCATTATAATCTTTACCCAATCCGGAAACTGGCGCAGGTGTATGAGCTGTGCAGCCAATCAAAAGACCGCTTAGCAACAACAAGACAACCAAACGGAAAGAGTAAAGCCTCATTACGCTAAATCTCCCGCCACAAGAGGAACAAAGCGAACCGCTTCCACTCGTTCAGAGAGAAATTGGGCACCTTGGCGCACGATTTTATACAAATGCTGTTCATCTTCTCCCACAGGGATCACCATTCGGCCACCTTCTGCGAGCTGATCCAATAAGCCTTGTGGCACTTGTGCTGCCGCCGCGGTCACTAAAATAGCATCAAAGGGTGCACGCGCAGACCAACCTTGCCAACCATCGCCATGTTTGGACGATACATTATAGATATCGAGCTGCTTAAGACGTCGTTTCGCATCCCATTGTAGGGTCTTGATTCGTTCAACGGTAAACACATGATTGACTAATTTGGCGAGCACTGCGGTTTGATAGCCAGAACCCGTACCGATTTCTAGCACTTTGGTTTCTGGCGTCAGATCCAGCAACTCGGTCATTCTCGCCACAATGTAAGGCTGTGAAATGGTTTGCCCTTGGCCAATCGGTAACGCATTGTTGTCATAGGCTTGATGCATCATCGCTGGTGCAACAAAAAATTCGCGTGGCAGTGCGTGGATCGCCGCCAACACTTGTGGCGAGGCAATCCCCTGCTCTGTTAAAAATTGAATCAGTCTGTCGGCTTTTGGGTTAGCCATTCACCTTTTCCTTTAACCAGTGATCCATGCTGCGCAGCGATTCATGTGCTGTAAGGTCAACCTGTAGTGGCGTTAGTGACACCAAACCGCGCTCAATAGCATGAAAATCGGTACCTGGGCCTGCATCTTGCTCTTTGCCTGGAGGGCCTAGCCAATAAATATCATGCCCGCGTGGATCTTTCTGCTTTATCATGCTTTCCGCGTGATGCCGCGCACCTAAGCGAGTGACTTCAATACCTTGAATTTGTTCTAAAGGCCGATCCGGAATATTCACATTAAGCAAGCGATTGGTTGGAATTGGGTTAGCGAGATGTTGCTCGACCAGTTGACGCACGAAGTGCGCAGCCGTAGCAAAATGCGTCGAGCCCGTAAGGGAGAATGCGATCGACTGCACGCCAAGAAAATGCCCTTCCATCGCTGCTGCAACCGTTCCCGAATAAAGCACATCATCACCCAAATTGGCACCATGATTAATTCCGCTCAGAACCAGATCCGGCAGATCATCTTTCATCAGTTCGTTGAGTGCAAAATGCACGCAATCGGTCGGGGTCCCTTGTACGGAATAGGTGTTGTCGGCGATTTTCGAAACACGCAATGGATGCTCTAAGGTCAGTGAATTGGAAGCGCCACTGCGGTTACGATCCGGCGCGACAATCACAATCTCCGCTAAATCACGTAATGCATCCGCCAAAGCATGAATGCCTTGTGCGTAAACGCCATCGTCGTTACTGAGCAGAATCTTCATCTTAATCTTCACTCTCAGAATCGCGGTTTTCTTGCTCATTGCTTTGATCGTAATGACGCACCACAGGGATCTCTTCGATCAATTCACGTACCAGTGACGTCGCAAAGCTACCCGCATCCAATGCAAAACGCAGGGTGATTTGATCGTCTTGCACTTGCCAGCTTAAGTTTTGTGCCTTGAGAGCAATGGCACGGCGATCATGGCGCATACGGTTACCACGGATCAGCGCCATTAAATCGGGCTCAGCATCCAATTCGGCTTGTTCCAGTTGCAAGGCTTGGCCGGATGTCGGCAAGGCATTATCGCCTGCCAAAGCTGCTGAAATCGCCGCTTCTCCAGCTTGCAAACGCTGATCCCAAAGGGCTAAATCACCATCAACATTAAACATTTGCTGCTCAGCTAAAGCGATATCACCTTCGATAAAGCGGGCAAAACAGCCTTGTTCAATTCGCTTTGAGACAATCTGGTTGAAAATCCACGAACGAGCCGCAGACAGATATAAGCTGCGCTGATTCTGATTGCGCGAACGGACATTGTCACGCCCCCAACGGCGAGCCTCACTGAGGTTATTGCCATGACGTCCAAAACGCTGGCTACCGAAGTAATTGGGAACGCCCAATTCAGCAACCGTTTCTAAACGGCTTAATACCGCTGCAACATCGCTTACTTCCGATAAGGTGACGACAAATTCATTGCCTTGCAAATCACCCGGACGAAGCTTTTTGTCGTGGCGAGTCACCTCAAGAATTTCAATGCTAGGGTATTGTGCTAGAAACGCAGAGAAATCCGGCGTTTCGCCATTCGGCAGATGCACACTCAACCACTGCTCGGTAACGGCATGCCTGTCTTTTAAACCCGCCCAGCTCACCGCGCGTGAAGGTACGCCACAGGCTTTGGCTAATTCATTGGCCACAAAGCTGGTGTTCTCCCCTGTCTTACGAATACGCACCATCAAGTGCTCGCCGTGTCCCGTTAAGGAGTAGCCCAACACTTCATTGACTTGGAAGTGTTCTGGCAGCGCTTTGAGTTTGGCCTTCGCAGTCGGTTTACCGCACAAATAAGCCAGAGGAGAGAGAATATCAGTCATCTTAATTCCAAAATTTTTTATAGGCTGAGTTAAGCTTTGCGCAAAAGTACAACCGCTTCACAGGCAATACCTTCTTTACGTCCGGTAAAACCCAGTTTTTCTGTCGTGGTCGCTTTGACATTGATGTTGCCCAGATCGGTTTCCAGATCTTCGGCAATCGCCGCGCACATCGCCTGAATATAAGGAGCCATTTTCGGCGCTTGGGCAATGATCGTGACATCGGCATTACCGAGCACATAGCCTTGCTCTTTCACTCGACGATACACATCTTTGAGGAGCTCGCGGCTGTCTGCCCCTTTCCATTTATCATCGGTGTCAGGGAAGTGGCGGCCAATGTCTCCCGCGGCAATCGCGCCGAGCAAGGCATCACTTAACGCGTGCAGTGCCACATCGCCATCAGAATGGGCAATCAATCCTTGCTCATAAGGGATCTTCACTCCACCAATAATGATGGGACCTTCACCGCCAAAACGGTGTACATCAAAGCCGTGGCCAATTCTGATCATGATTTTTCCTTATTACGACTTAAATAGAACTCGGCCAACGCGAGATCTTCAGGTTGAGTGATTTTAAGGTTATCGGCACGCCCCGTCACTAAGGCCGGCTTTTCGCCACGCCATTCAAAAGCGGAAGCTTCATCGGTAATCGACACCTTATTTTGTAGCGCTTCAATCAAAGCACTGCGCAGCGGCTCGGCACGAAACATTTGTGGCGTAAGGGCGTGCCACAAGGCTGTGCGATCAACGGTATGATCAATCTGCTGTGTATTGTCGCCTCGCTTCATGGTATCGCGCACTGGGGCGGCAAGAATCGCCCCGACTGGGTGCTCTAAAGCCCTGGCGATCAATTGAGAAATATCAGCGTGAGTCACACAAGGGCGCGCGGCATCGTGCACCAATACCCACTCACTAAGCGCATGTTGGCAAATATAGTGAAGTGCGGATAAGACGGAATCAGCACGCTCTTTCCCCCCGCAACCCGAATGACACGAGGATCCTGCGCGAGTGACAGGGTGGAAAAATAAGGGTCATCGACACTAATGGCGACCACCACTTGCTCGATTTGCGGGTGTCCTAAAAGATGTTCAATGGTATGTTCGAGAACCGTTTTACCGAGCAAGGTTAAATACTGCTTGGGTCGGTCGGCTTTCATTCGACTCCCCACACCTGCGGCTGGCACAATCGCAATCATCTTATTCATTGACGTGATTCCTCACCAATGATGCGGTAAAAGGTCTCACCATCTTTGACCATGCCGAGTTCATTACGGGCGCGTTCTTCAATGGCATCTAGCCCTTGGCGTAGATCGTCAATTTCAGCAAACATCTCTTGATTGCGCAGATGTAAGTTGGCATTCACTTGCTGCTGCACCTCAATTTCTGACTGCACAGCCCGAAAATCCATCACACCGTTTTTTCCCCACATCAGGGTATAAAGCAGCCAGACCAGTAGTAGGCTCAGGGTCAAAGCAAAGACTCGCATAACCAATCCATCTTTCAAAACCAACGCCACAAGATCGTGGCGTTGGTCATTAGTTCGAATACAGCCTATTTATACCACAAAGCCCAGAAAATGAGCTCGCAGGCTAGTGATTATTGAGTTAATAAAAACGCAAACAAGCCAGCACCGAGCAATAAACGGTAGATCACAAATGGGGTCATTCCCATGCGAGAAATCAGCTTAAGGAAGAAATGAATACAGATATAAGCACTAACAAATGAAGTAATAATGCCGGTGAGCAAAAAGCCAACATGGATAGGTTCACCACTGGTCACTAGTTTCAAGCCAAGATAGCTACCAGCCAGAACAATAATTGGGATCGACATTAAAAAAGAAAAACGCGCCGCAGCCTCACGAGTAAAGCCAAGATAGAGCGCAGCGGTAATGGTTGCCCCTGAACGCGATGTACCAGGAATGATCGCCACCGCTTGAGCAAGACCGATAAACAGTGCCTTTTTCCAATCCGCTTGATACTCATCCGCGTTGAGTGCCGAGTTCTTATCGACATACCATAGCAAAAGGCCAAACACGATGGTGGTAGTCGCGATCACCCAAGCACTACGCAAATACACTTCGACGATGTCTTTCATCAAGAAACCAAACACACAAGCAGGAATGGTCGCTAAGATAATCAACCAGGCCAATTTGGCTTCTTTACTGCGATCACCTTTAAATATTGAGGCGAAAAAAGCACTCAGTAGAGAAACCACTTCCTTGCGAAAATAGATAACAACCGCCGCTAGCGTGCCAAGATGTACCGCGACATCAAAGGCTAAACCTTGATCTGCCCAGCCCAAAATCGCCGAAGGCAAAATCAGGTGTGCAGAACTCGAAATCGGTAAAAACTCGGTAAAACCTTGAATTAAAGCCAGAATGAATGACTCGAAATAACTCATGATTGTTTCTTCTCTTCAATAGAAAACCAAATAGGTACAGGGGTGAGTGATGCTAAACCCTGCGCTTGCTGCCAAATCTGCTCAACAGTTCGATCATCACCAGCAATCACTCGTCGCGGGCAAAGCTCATATAAAGGTTGGATCACAAATGGGTAACGATAGATATCGGGTCGAGGTAACACAGGATCCCTCTCCGATACACAATCACCGTACAACACAATATCAAGATCCAGTGTTCGATCTTGATACTTTTGCGCATTTGGCAAACGGCCATACTGCAGCTCTATCGCTTTCAAATGTGCAATAAGCTCTGATAGAGATAATTTCGTTTCTATCTCTACCATCAAATTAAAAAAGGGATGACTAGCAAAACCTACTGACGGGCACTCATAAATGGTTGAGATGCGTGAAGTGCTCGCGAGCTGAGTCAGCGCTCGCACTCCAGCTTCAATCGACTGATGGCGATCTTGATTTGATCCCACACCAATATAAGCGGTGATCATCCACGCGCTCGCTCGATAATCACACCCACCCCTTGGGCTTGCGGCACTGCACCCGGCTTGGTCAAACGAATGCGGATCCAAGGCACAGAGAAACGCATCATGATCAGTTCTGCGACTTCTTCAGCAACTCGCTCAACCAGCAGAAAACGACCTTGCTCAATATGCTCAATCACCGCTTGGCTGACTTGGGCATAATCCAAAGCATCTGCCACGTCATCACTTTTACCCGCAGGACGGTTGTCGTGCGCCATTTCCAAATCCAGCACCAATTTCTGCTTGATCTGCTGTTCCCAGTCGTAGACACCGATCGTGGTGATCACTTCCAACTGCTCAATAAAGACTTTATCCATGCTCAATCGCTTCCTGTTCACAGGTCGGATACCCAAACCAATGAAAAAATCGTACTATCCACTCAATCGCGATATGATATACCCAAACCTGTTCAAGATGCTAAATCCTAAAAGATTTTTTCTTATTCGACAGGGAATACAAATACTTATTCGAGATAACTTTTCGAAACACGCACTTTGAGGCTGTTATGACTCCACTGGCGCTCAGCATGATCATTTTTGCCTATCTACTGGGGTCAATCTCCAGTGCGGTGCTGATCTGCCGAGTATTGCGTCTGCCCGATCCACGCGATGTGGGTTCACAAAACCCCGGAGCGACCAATGTGCTGCGTATCGGCGGCAAAAAGGCCGCAGTCGCCGTTTTATTGTGTGACATGCTCAAAGGCACCATCCCTGTCTGGGGCGGCTACTTCCTCAATATTGAACCTTTTATGTTGGGATTGGTGGCGATTGCCGCTTGCCTTGGGCATATGTA is a genomic window containing:
- the truD gene encoding tRNA pseudouridine(13) synthase TruD, with the translated sequence MTDILSPLAYLCGKPTAKAKLKALPEHFQVNEVLGYSLTGHGEHLMVRIRKTGENTSFVANELAKACGVPSRAVSWAGLKDRHAVTEQWLSVHLPNGETPDFSAFLAQYPSIEILEVTRHDKKLRPGDLQGNEFVVTLSEVSDVAAVLSRLETVAELGVPNYFGSQRFGRHGNNLSEARRWGRDNVRSRNQNQRSLYLSAARSWIFNQIVSKRIEQGCFARFIEGDIALAEQQMFNVDGDLALWDQRLQAGEAAISAALAGDNALPTSGQALQLEQAELDAEPDLMALIRGNRMRHDRRAIALKAQNLSWQVQDDQITLRFALDAGSFATSLVRELIEEIPVVRHYDQSNEQENRDSESED
- the ispF gene encoding 2-C-methyl-D-erythritol 2,4-cyclodiphosphate synthase, with the translated sequence MIRIGHGFDVHRFGGEGPIIIGGVKIPYEQGLIAHSDGDVALHALSDALLGAIAAGDIGRHFPDTDDKWKGADSRELLKDVYRRVKEQGYVLGNADVTIIAQAPKMAPYIQAMCAAIAEDLETDLGNINVKATTTEKLGFTGRKEGIACEAVVLLRKA
- the ftsB gene encoding cell division protein FtsB codes for the protein MRVFALTLSLLLVWLLYTLMWGKNGVMDFRAVQSEIEVQQQVNANLHLRNQEMFAEIDDLRQGLDAIEERARNELGMVKDGETFYRIIGEESRQ
- a CDS encoding undecaprenyl-diphosphate phosphatase; translated protein: MSYFESFILALIQGFTEFLPISSSAHLILPSAILGWADQGLAFDVAVHLGTLAAVVIYFRKEVVSLLSAFFASIFKGDRSKEAKLAWLIILATIPACVFGFLMKDIVEVYLRSAWVIATTTIVFGLLLWYVDKNSALNADEYQADWKKALFIGLAQAVAIIPGTSRSGATITAALYLGFTREAAARFSFLMSIPIIVLAGSYLGLKLVTSGEPIHVGFLLTGIITSFVSAYICIHFFLKLISRMGMTPFVIYRLLLGAGLFAFLLTQ
- the folK gene encoding 2-amino-4-hydroxy-6-hydroxymethyldihydropteridine diphosphokinase, which translates into the protein MITAYIGVGSNQDRHQSIEAGVRALTQLASTSRISTIYECPSVGFASHPFFNLMVEIETKLSLSELIAHLKAIELQYGRLPNAQKYQDRTLDLDIVLYGDCVSERDPVLPRPDIYRYPFVIQPLYELCPRRVIAGDDRTVEQIWQQAQGLASLTPVPIWFSIEEKKQS
- the folB gene encoding bifunctional dihydroneopterin aldolase/7,8-dihydroneopterin epimerase produces the protein MDKVFIEQLEVITTIGVYDWEQQIKQKLVLDLEMAHDNRPAGKSDDVADALDYAQVSQAVIEHIEQGRFLLVERVAEEVAELIMMRFSVPWIRIRLTKPGAVPQAQGVGVIIERARG